In Malassezia vespertilionis chromosome 7, complete sequence, the following proteins share a genomic window:
- a CDS encoding uncharacterized protein (EggNog:ENOG503P0UP; COG:S), whose translation MSTYSASTAHVDNGGTATCTYPGPGSMYGSAVHLPRQTRVLPNGPGGSDRIVLNGMRGPTGLNASAGRDSFGSGARSSSKSFSSSFPTSFGAAGEAMSLPASERARPAQAARISPLDAVPVNADGVHNQDVSMNLPSSSMAGSEAKTINGTTQLNSTAPIHPMASMESADAHHRYIFDGQNCGKDHEVHISSQHRGESPFSMSRMDSEMDMKDGANHSNQQLHKCESCSKVYRHPSCLVKHRWEHTMYWKEASKFLMSKHQQVQLLEAAAILVGMDSNARSLPEEKALWPAAVSPPSSGLLGCDQVNFEKLMASKTRNTSGGPKTPSMAYGASAPAQSAALGNFHGASYQRGARRSDRSSDEDVEEEDTPADVEDVHAREGVYGLSSGGDVMADMDMDAD comes from the exons ATGAGCACGTATTCAGCAAGTACAGCCCATGTAGATAATGGCGGCACTGCG ACCTGCACGTACCCCGGCCCTGGGTCCATGTATGGCAGTGCTGTGCATCTGCCACGGCAAACCCGCGTCTTGCCAAACGGTCCTGGTGGCTCGGATCGCATTGTGCTCAACGGCATGCGCGGACCCACCGGACTGAATGCAAGCGCAGGCAGAGATTCGTTTGGATCTGGTGCGCGATCGTCGTCCAAATCGTTCAGCAGTTCGTTCCCTACGTCGTTTGGTGCGGCGGGTGAAGCTATGTCTTTGCCTGCCTCGGAGCGTGCTCGCCCAGCACAGGCCGCAAGGATCTCTCCATTAGACGCCGTCCCAGTCAATGCGGATGGCGTGCACAACCAAGACGTTTCGATGAATCTCCCTTCCTCATCGATGGCCGGTAGTGAGGCAAAAACCATCAACGGCACGACACAGCTGAACAGCACCGCCCCGATACATCCCATGGCATCGATGGAATCTGCGGATGCACACCATCGCTACATATTTGATGGACAAAACTGTGGGAAAGACCACGAAGTGCATATCAGTTCACAGCACCGCGGAGAATCCCCCTTTTCGATGAGCAGGATGGACAGCGAAATGGACATGAAAGATGGGGCAAATCACTCGAaccagcagctgcacaagtGCGAGAGCTGCTCGAAGGTGTACCGCCACCCAAGCTGTCTTGTCAAGCACCGCTGGGAGCACACCATGTATTGGAAGGAGGCATCCAAGTTTCTCATGAGCAAGCACCAACAAGTGCAGCTGCTAGAGGCCGCAGCGATCCTCGTTGGCATGGATTCGAATGCACGCTCACTCCCCGAAGAAAAGGCACTGTGGCCTGCGGCAGTAAGCCCTCCATCGTCTGGTCTACTTGGATGCGATCAGGTGAATTTCGAAAAGCTCATGGCGTCCAAGACGCGCAATACTTCAGGCGGCCCCAAGACGCCCAGCATGGCGTACGGCGCTTCCGCGCCTGCTCAATCTGCAGCACTGGGAAATTTCCATGGTGCTTCTTACCAGCGCGGTGCACGCCGTTCTGACCGCTCGTCTGACGAGGATgtcgaggaggaggacACGCCAGCCGATGTGGAGGACGTGCATGCTCGCGAAGGCGTCTATGGTCTAAGTTCTGGTGGCGATGTCATGGCAGATATGGACATGGATGCGGATTAA
- a CDS encoding uncharacterized protein (EggNog:ENOG503P8F3; COG:S), whose product MTAGTEHLADAPPTQPSGQADQQVRAQPAIVVMNQELFEVSGSRAASPAYPARSNTSDGDETFSSRTSDWSAGISPLPSPSPQWTPVNANPSYSGVGNSSEVSPTNSVGAELAVPAPVLRKTMRQARNLYSTFKRNTIEMHDTKPGTSEEGAGAPRTKRSGANFWRSKGPPEAPEQEEELVQPPWGARHPTTQEWQAQRAFSAPIAPVPPDESVSLPCAESDASYPSQSSSSASGTASRSASQRTSNLHTLDLAPPLETDEDAEAARTMFHRARNKSVDHLYRFLQFARSTTKDGKKKKQTERSTSRVLGMTPTEPQSGEPSREAVAALHSALQESEPALLGSQDSPEKPESTRSMTSADTFASLSSMHTTTSQSASPTGAGPFFATDYAARAFAAPMEDSSTGTAHEMHYKLLSRRPSVQASTEKGHVQGAEAMTSQERSPRHGPLLSADVVTAEIEEMLMSTLAPSSQGSAPPLASSLRDAFQHFGWDGIPTTPVRSHIPELQRSSGMCEGLAIGSRTDEEGSPTSQYSQISSEAHERPSTSIEERDEGWSEAEFDMLSITPSASAAAVQSAPRIQRRRSIGRILEPLNVKALSDTTKARSDERADTVPLIDTSSGPLGLSGAWALGKQRLKSRVTDKGEADAPAARRKKKKDTETDELDAFPPIVPHKSVSPMRAEEGDEPKQVLRTSKSASLLNVMHNQRKARKASPKLESGADEEPVRSASVPPGKGRAGQSKRADPEAQDLVTQKSALDLHAMTQPTDAASHTTKPAPDRRMYRPRRDKRQPTLRIADDHEFLQALEHVRIQHRERMAVRAQARTARKASMPNLRSLSAVRRPPLPIHRKVSDPQGAVRSHSRTSLLASRAADDEETVPDLLIDSVDAGDVTHTTLGDDDTGNDTILSSSLLYADSGAESDALATDSAESETSVQEETQARDVGVGDGVGDGDGDGDGDGDDDGDGDGDGDGDGDGDGDSDSDSDTHESEDGISNELGIGRTTGRQPNAPFTNDDDWKKEVKALFLIRELVQTEYSYARHLESLLIVVLKWTGASASTRMRTNVLMPSQPSTSYRMPSSTPPSHLVTLRKMLPQLISISRALIYRVEENPSSEGVAHAFLDIQGRLEEIHMAWSSVVGTTLRALRITEGTKSKSKRRLGLVPVPESAVHVQQTSAPRDENEQTNMTPDAAAGRKSPHNARPKELSPVDVAIMPTQRLPRYILLLRDLLASTGPETPSYVTLEAALHSVQDLGRRCDLASSHAPESRLPP is encoded by the coding sequence ATGACGGCGGGCACGGAACACTTGGCGGATGCCCCGCCCACGCAGCCCAGCGGGCAAGCGGACCAAcaagtgcgtgcgcagcctGCGATTGTCGTCATGAACCAGGAGTTGTTTGAGGTGAGTGGGTCGCGTGCCGCGTCTCCCGCGTATCCTGCAAGAAGCAACACATCGGATGGCGATGAGACGTTTTCTTCGAGAACCAGTGACTGGAGTGCAGGCATCTCGCCGTTGCCCTCGCCTTCGCCGCAATGGACGCCTGTAAATGCAAATCCGTCTTATTCTGGCGTAGGAAATAGCTCCGAGGTATCGCCAACCAACTCGGTCGGTGCAGAGCTCGCTGTTCCTGCGCCTGTTTTGCGCAAAACGATGCGGCAGGCACGCAACTTGTACTCTACGTTCAAACGCAATACAATTGAAATGCATGATACCAAGCCCGGCACTAGTGAGGAAGgagctggcgcgccgcgcacgaaaAGATCAGGCGCAAACTTTTGGCGGTCCAAAGGACCCCCCGAAGCGCCTGAGCAAGAAGAGGAGCTTGTGCAGCCTCCCTGGGGTGCCCGGCATCCGACCACGCAAGAATGGCAGGCGCAACGCGCATTCTCGGCGCCGATAGCACCAGTCCCCCCTGACGAAAGCGTAAGTTTGCCGTGCGCCGAGAGCGATGCATCGTATCCATCGCagtcgtcgagcagcgcatcgggaacagcgtcgcgctccgcgtcgcagcgcacgtccaATTTGCATACGTTAGACCtagcgccgccgctggagACGGATGAGGACGCGGAGGCGGCGCGTACCATGTTTCACCGTGCACGCAACAAGAGTGTGGACCATCTCTACCGCTTTTTGCAGTTTGCACGCTCCACGACCAAAGACggcaagaagaagaagcaAACCGAGCGAAGTACGTCGCGTGTGCTCGGCATGACGCCTACAGAGCCGCAAAGCGGCGAGCCATCGAGAGAAGCCGTGGCAGCTCTGCACAGCGCCCTGCAAGAGTCGGAGCCAGCGCTACTCGGGAGCCAAGACTCGCCCGAAAAGCCCGAgtcgacgcgctcgatgaCCTCTGCCGATACGTTTGCCTCGCTCAGCTCTATGCACACGACCACGtcgcaaagcgcgtcgcCCACCGGCGCCGGCCCATTTTTTGCTACGGATTacgcagcacgcgcatttgcagcgcccatGGAGGATAGCAGTACGGGTACGGCCCATGAAATGCACTACAAGCTCCTTTCGCGGCGCCCCAGCGTCCAGGCATCGACGGAAAAGGGCCATGTACAGGGTGCGGAGGCCATGACCAGCCAGGaacgctcgccgcgccacggGCCCTTACTCTCTGCCGATGTCGTTACTGCCGAGATCGAGGAGATGCTTATGTCGACACTTGCGCCGTCGTCGCAAGGCTCCGCACCGCCGCTGGCCTCCTCGCTCCGCGACGCATTTCAGCACTTTGGCTGGGACGGAATTCCCACCACACCGGTACGGTCGCACATACCCGAGCTTCAGCGATCCAGCGGTATGTGCGAGGGTTTGGCGATTGGATCCCGTACGGACGAGGAAGGGAGTCCCACCTCGCAGTACTCGCAAATTTCCAGCGAAGCACACGAGCGCCCAAGCACGTCcatcgaggagcgcgacgagggATGGAGCGAGGCTGAATTTGACATGCTCAGCATTACACCGTCGGCaagtgctgctgcagtgcaaagcgcgccgcgaatcCAACGCCGTAGGTCCATTGGCCGCATCCTCGAGCCGCTGAATGTCAAGGCGCTTTCAGACACGAccaaagcgcgcagcgatgagcgcgccgacaCCGTGCCGCTCATTGACACCTCGTCCGGCCCCTTGGGCCTGAGCGGTGCATGGGCcctcggcaagcagcgcctcaAGAGCCGCGTCACGGACAAGGGCGAAGCTGACGCAcccgccgcgcggcgcaaaaagaAGAAGGACACCGAGAccgacgagctcgacgccTTCCCTCCCATTGTACCGCACAAATCAGTCTCGCCAATGCGTGCCGAGGAGGGCGACGAGCCAAAgcaagtgctgcgcacgtcgaAATCCGCGAGCCTGCTCAATGTCATGCATAACCAGCGTAAAGCACGCAAGGCAAGTCCCAAACTCGAATCGGGCGCGGACGAAGAGCCCGTGCGCAGTGCCTCGGTGCCGCCGGGCAAAgggcgcgctgggcagAGCAAACGCGCCGACCCCGAAGCCCAAGACCTCGTCACGCAAAAGAGTGCTTTAGACTTGCACGCCATGACGCAGCCCACAgacgctgcgtcgcacacCACAAAACCAGCGCCCGATCGCCGCATGTACCGCCCGCGGCGTGACAAGCGCCAGCCTACGCTGCGGATTGCCGACGACCACGAGTTCttgcaggcgctcgagcatgtgcgTATCCAGCACCGCGAACGCAtggccgtgcgtgcgcaggcgcgcactgcgcgcaaagcaagcATGCCGAACTTGCGGAGCTTGTCTGCGGTGCGTCGCCCGCCGCTGCCCATCCACCGCAAAGTAAGCGATCCACaaggcgcagtgcgctcgcactcgcgcacttcgctgcttgcgagccgcgcggcggacgACGAAGAGACCGTGCCCGACTTGTTGATCGACTCTGTCGACGCTGGCGATGTGACGCACACGACATTGGGCGACGACGACACGGGCAACGATACCATTCTGTCCAGCTCATTGTTGTATGCagacagcggcgcagagtcCGACGCATTGGCCACTGACTCTGCCGAAAGCGAGACGAGTGTGCAAGaagaaacgcaagcgcgagacGTTGGCGTCGGCGATGGCGTCGGCGATGGTGatggcgacggcgatggcgacggcgatgaCGATGGCGATGGTGACGGCGATGGTGACGGCGACGGTGACGGCGATGGTGACAGCGACAGCGACAGCGACACGCACGAATCCGAGGACGGTATTTCGAACGAGCTTGGGATTGGGCGCACGACGGGCCGGCAGCCAAATGCGCCCTTCACGAACGACGACGACTGGAAGAAGGAGGTCAAGGCGCTTTTCCTTATCCGCGAGCTTGTTCAAACAGAGTACAGCTATGCGCGGCACTTGGAGAGCTTGCTTATTGTGGTGCTCAAGTGGACGggcgcaagtgcgtcgACAAGGATGCGGACCAACGTTTTGATGCCTTCGCAGCCCTCGACTTCCTACCGCATGCCATCCAGTACTCCCCCGTCGCACCTGGTCACGCTCCGTAAAATGCTGCCGCAGCTGATTAGTATCAGCCGCGCATTGATATACCGTGTCGAAGAAAATCCCTCGAGCGAGGGCGTTGCGCACGCTTTTCTCGATATCCAAGGCCGACTAGAAGAAATCCACATGGCGTGGAGCTCGGTCGTGGGCACTacactgcgcgcactgcgcatcACGGAAGGGACAAAGAGCAAAAGCAAGAGACGCCTTGGGCTGGTGCCTGTGCCGGAATCcgccgtgcatgtgcagcagacgtccgcaccgcgcgacGAGAATGAACAAACGAACATGACGCCAGATGCAGCGGCGGGCCGCAAGTCGCCGCACAACGCACGGCCCAAAGAGCTGAGTCCGGTGGACGTCGCGATTATgccgacgcagcgcctgccGCGCTATATTCTGCTTCTCCGTGATTTGTTGGCCAGCACGGGCCCCGAAACGCCTTCGTACGTTACCCTCGAAGCTGCATTGCACAGCGTCCAGGACCTCGGCCGCCGATGCGACTTGGCCTCGTCACACGCCCCGGAAAGTAGACTCCCTCCGTAG
- the cys2 gene encoding homoserine O-acetyltransferase (MEROPS:MER0044357; EggNog:ENOG503NVHE; COG:H), with translation MRLLQRAGVSLSRRGLRTPPFVRYASQAAAKAPAAGMLFPCVDRNELRDRELRTAKERGVEASEAVGASASGFGPEPAYQKVVAGYELFEYLHEYPLDYGSTLPSFKIAYETWGTMNEAKDNVILLHTGLSASSHAASTAKNSAEGWWETYIGPGKALDTNRFFVVCTNVLGSCYGSTGPSSPYPLDPTGEPYATRFPVLSIFDMVRAQFLLLDHLGVDKLYASIGSSMGGMQSIAAAHLYPDRVARMVSISGTARSAPSGIALRHAQRSVLMADPNWNRGYYYGAGQNLPHTGMKLARQIATVTYRSGPEWEQRFGRKRRSLDIDSKSPRDRVPALCPDFMVETYLDHQGEQFCLKYDANSLIYISKAMDLFDMSDDALAELGETRFLSHGEDGGLPIVPTQVAHAELRRKHISTISNPGAHTYIPALKRGLRRLNHIPVLILGVQSDILFPVEQQRELADL, from the exons ATGCGGTtactgcagcgtgccggcGTGTCTCTCTCACGAAGAGGGCTGCGCACACCCCCCTTTGTGCGCTATGCGAGCCAGGCGGCAGCAAaagcgcctgctgcagGCATGCTTTTCCCCTGCGTCGACAGGAACGAGCTTCGCGATCGTGAACTGCGCACCGCAAAAGAGCGCGGTGTCGAGGCGAGCGAAGCAGTCggagcgagcgcgagcggctTTGGGCCCGAGCCAGCGTACCAAAAGGTTGTCGCTGGGTACGAGCTTTTCGAATACCTCCACGAGTACCCGTTGGACTATGGCAGCACGCTCCCCTCGTTCAAAATCGCGTATGAGACGTGGGGCACTATGAACGAGGCAAAAGACAATGTGATCCTGCTGCATACAGGCCTTTCTGCGAGCTCGCATGCGGCCAGCACGGCGAAGAACTCAGCCGAAGGCTGGTGGGAAACCTATATTGGCCCTGGCAAGGCACTGGATACCAATCGGTTTTTTGTAGTGTGCACCAACGTGCTCGGTTCCTGCTATGGAAGCACAGGCCCCTCGAGTCCGTACCCTCTCGACCCGACCGGCGAGCCGTACGCCACACGATTTCCCGTGCTCAGCATCTTCGACATGGTCCGCGCGCAGTTTTTGCTCCTGGACCACCTTGGCGTGGACAAACTGTATGCGAGCATTGGATCGAGCATGGGCGGAATGCAGAGTattgccgcggcgcatttgtACCCCGACAGAGTTGCACGCATGGTTAGCATTAGTGGCACTGCACGGTCTGCGCCCTCCGGCATTGCACTTCGGCATGCACAGCGGAGTGTCCTGATGGCGGACCCAAATTGGAACCGCGGATACTACTACGGTGCTGGACAGAACCTACCGCATACTGGAATgaagcttgcgcgccagaTTGCCACTGTCACCTACCGCTCCGGTCCCGAATGGGAGCAGCGATTTGGCAGGAAGCGACGCAGCTTGGACATTGACTCGAAATCTCCGCGCGATCGCGTGCCTGCACTGTGCCCTGACTTCATGGTAGAGACGTACTTGGACCACCAAGGCGAGCAATTTTGCCTTAAGTACGACGCAAATTCGCTCATCTACATTTCCAAGGCGATGGACTTGTTCGACATGTCCGACGATGCACtggccgagctcggcgagaCGCGCTTTCTTTCCCACGGCGAGGATGGCGGGCTGCCCATCGTGCCTAcgcaagtcgcgcatgctgagctgcggcgcaagcacatcTCCACCATCTCGAATCCCGGAGCACACACCTATATCCCTGCACTCAagcgcggcctgcgccgcctcaACCATATTCCTGTGCTGATCCTCGGTGTCCAGAGCGACATTCTTTTCCctgtcgagcagcagcgagAGCTGGCCGA TTTGTGA
- a CDS encoding uncharacterized protein (TransMembrane:1 (o246-268i); EggNog:ENOG503P6PR; COG:S) codes for MASVLFGAPFYAGRHERAEEDAAHVRLNAARYVDALERLSSAEVQRRAAQPWGDDAARWKVAELLASVRHAETLVRMLGDDESTESLLARLALVQGGVESMAQAPAAQKTQQARRIEEYWDDYLYSGLETRDASEETQHVEYVPLSDETMEEEYGSNAPVAPAAPTAPAANIEPTLQSDRKIHDALSNELLRMAGVLKRNTAAFAQAMEHDRVLVEQAGTRLDQNLSLMTRTRGQLGAFSKKARNMGWFTLGSIVAVMLSWALMFVVIRLT; via the coding sequence ATGGCCAGTGTCCTGTTTGGTGCGCCATTTTATGCGGGGAggcacgagcgcgccgaggaggacgcggcgcatgtgcgaCTGAACGCGGCACGCTATGTAGATGCACTTGAACGCCtgagcagcgccgaggtgcagcgccgtgcagcgcagccatggggcgacgatgcggcgcgctggaaagTGGCCGAGTTGCTTGCGTCGGTACGGCACGCCGAGACATTGGTGAGGATGCTTGGGGATGATGAGAGCACTGAGTCactgcttgcgcggctAGCGCTTGTTCAGGGTGGTGTAGAGAGCATGGCGCAGGCTCCggccgcgcaaaagacgcagcaagcacggcgGATCGAAGAGTACTGGGACGACTATTTGTACAGCGGACTGGAGACGCGCGATGCCAGCGAGGAGACACAGCATGTCGAATATGTGCCGCTATCTGACGAAACAATGGAAGAAGAGTACGGCTCAAACGCCCCTGTAgcgcccgctgcgcccaCTGCGCCCGCTGCGAATATCGAGCCTACGCTGCAATCGGACCGCAAGATCCACGATGCACTTTCCAACGAGCTATTGCGCATGGCCGGCGTGTTGAAGCGCAATACTGCTGCATTTGCTCAAGCGATGGAGCACGACCGTGTTCTTGTCGAGCAAGCAGGAACACGCCTGGACCAGAATTTGTCGCTCATGACGCGCACACGCGGCCAGCTCGGTGCGTTTAGCAAAAAAGCGCGGAATATGGGATGGTTCACACTTGGAAGCATCGTCGCAGTCATGCTCAGCTGGGCATTGATGTTTGTGGTGATCCGATTGACATGA
- a CDS encoding 2-iminobutanoate/2-iminopropanoate deaminase (COG:J; EggNog:ENOG503P5AT) — MSSVYKTISTPDAPSAIGPYSQAVVYNGTAYVSGCIPFDPASMQCVEGGIEAQAQRAIDNLLAVVKAAGSAPSHVLKVTVFMKDMNDFAKVNGIYEKAFTPYKPARSAVEVARLPRDVLVELECIAAVKSD; from the exons ATGAGCTCTGTGTACAAGACCATTTCTACCCCGGACGCACCCAGCGCGATTGGCCCGTACTCGCAGGCCGTCGTATACAACGGCACTGCCTACGTCTCTGGCTGCATTCCATTCGATCCAGCATCGATGCAGTGTGTCGAAGGCGgcatcgaggcgcaggcgcagcgcgcgatcgaCAACCTGCTTGCTGTTGTCAAGGCCGCAGGATCGGCGCCGAGCCATGTGCTCAAAGTTACCGTGTTCATGAAAGACATGAACGACTTTGCCAAAGTGAAC GGTATCTATGAAAAGGCATTCACCCCATACAAGCCTGCACGCAGTGCCGTCGaagtcgcgcgcctgccgcgcgATGTGCTTGTGGAGCtcgagtgcatcgccgcggtGAAGAGCGACTGA
- a CDS encoding L-methionine (R)-S-oxide reductase (EggNog:ENOG503P1WW; COG:T) — protein MVHADAAGLPQDVASKEQFYAHIQLQIAALLDGQQNWVTNLANASSVLYNTMNRFSAWKEKRVNWAGFYLLAPLFPGASAMPPKPTLWLGPFCGLPACQAIPSVIGRGVCADGSAKLPPATVCVPRTDDYRTYRRFLTLAGHIACDSMSQSEIVVPIIVPRARLSSSAQAALQGHGPQALIDAWAGRGDGEHVIVGVLDIDCEAANGFDQDDVLALERIVAALSTACTWS, from the exons ATGGTGCA TGCTGACGCTGCGGGACTGCCCCAGGATGTCGCTTCCAAAGAGCAGTTTTACGCGCATATCCAGCTGCaaattgcagcgctgcttgatgGGCAGCAAAATTGGGTGACCAACCTTGCGAATGCAAGTTCTGTACTATACAACACCATGAACAGATTCTCCGCATGGAAGGAGAAGCGTGTAAACTGGGCAGGATTCTATCTGCTGGCGCCACTGTTTCCAGGCGCGTCTGCAATGCCGCCCAAACCCACGTTGTGGCTCGGCCCATTTTGTGGCCTTCCTGCGTGCCAAGCTATTCCATCCGTCATTGGCCGTGGTGTATGTGCAGACGGCAGTGCAAAGTTGCCTCCAGCCACCGTCTGTGTTCCGCGCACAGACGATTACCGTACGTATCGCCGCTTTCTAACGCTAGCGGGCCACATTGCGTGTGACTCCATGTCCCAATCAGAAATTGTCGTACCCATaatcgtgccgcgcgcaagactCTCTTCCAGCGCACAGGCGGCTCTGCAAGGTCATGGGCCTCAGGCACTGATCGATGCGTGGGccgggcgcggcgatggcgagcaTGTGATTGTCGGTGTGCTCGACATCGACTGCGAGGCGGCGAATGGATTCGATCAAGACGATGTGCTAGCGTTGGAACGCATCGTTGCCGCACTCAGCACCGCTTGTACATGGTCCTAA
- the HTS1 gene encoding histidine--tRNA ligase (COG:J; EggNog:ENOG503NVF4) produces the protein MSQSVGADAVAAQRALLEKQLDTLRTLNAKQAPTAAVQSEAALLQNIVTQLAEMNVSKSAKKGGGKITLKTPKGTRDWDPLSMALRRHVFSTIERVFNTHGAVTIDTPVFELKEILSGKYGEDSKLIYDLQDQGGELCSLRYDLTVPFARFVAMNPTEYGSMKRYHIAKVYRRDQPAMSKGRFREFYQCDFDISGTYDAMIPDAEVLCVLVEVLEALDVGAFTIKVNHRKLLDAVFSICGVPDEKIRSISSAVDKLDKSPWDEVRREMVEDKGLDEAVADKIGIYVQLHGNRELLEKLEADADLTQNQRASEGLADMRLLFDYLDVYGILGRFSFDLSLARGLDYYTGLIYEAVTAASAPPGFTGGDAPVMPKKSKKGDEEIDESTVGVGSIAAGGRYDNLVGMFSGSKRPDAVPCVGVSVGVERVFSILMQRIKDAQARGERTVRQKEVDVYVMSMGDGLLLERMRVSKMLWDAGIKAEFMYKKKPKMQAQFAVVDKEQVPFAVMLAPGEWAEGKVRVKLQLGRAEESDKGKEVPLAELSTYLREKISTL, from the coding sequence ATGTCACAGAGTGTAGGTGCGGATGCggtcgcagcgcagcgcgcactcCTTGAAAAGCagctcgacacgctccGAACCCTCAATGCAAAACAAGCGCCGACGGCTGCCGTCCAGTCCGAGGCCGCGCTCCTCCAAAACATTGTCACGCAGCTTGCAGAGATGAATGTGTCCAAGAGTGCCAAGAAGGGTGGGGGCAAGATCACGCTTAAAACGCCCAAAGGGACGCGCGATTGGGACCCATTGTCCATGGCGCTCCGCAGGCACGTTTTTTCTACCATCGAGCGCGTCTTCaacacgcacggcgcagtcACCATTGATACGCCCGTGTTTGAGCTGAAGGAGATTTTGTCGGGAAAGTACGGCGAGGATAGCAAGCTGATCTACGATCTGCAGGACCAGGGCGGCGAGCTTTGCTCTTTGCGCTACGACTTGACCGTCccttttgcgcgctttgtcgcGATGAATCCCACAGAGTATGGCAGCATGAAACGCTACCACATTGCAAAAGTATATCGGCGCGACCAGCCGGCCATGAGCAAGGGTCGCTTCCGTGAGTTCTACCAGTGCGATTTCGACATTTCTGGCACGTACGACGCCATGATTCCCGATGCCGAAGTCCTCTGCGTCCTCGTGGAGGTACTCGAAGCACTTGATGTCGGTGCATTTACCATCAAGGTTAACCaccgcaagctgctcgacgcagTGTTTAGCATCTGCGGTGTCCCCGACGAAAAAATACGCTCCATCTCGAGCGCGGTCGACAAGCTCGACAAGAGCCCTTGGGACgaggtgcgccgcgaaatGGTAGAGGACAAGGGTCTTGACGAGGCTGTTGCAGACAAGATCGGCATCTATGTCCAGCTGCACGGCAACCGCGAGCTCCTCGAGAAGCTCGAGGCCGACGCGGATCTCACGCAGAACCAGCGCGCATCGGAAGGCTTGGCAGATATGCGGCTCCTGTTCGACTACTTGGATGTATACGGTATCCTTGGCCGCTTCTCCTTTGACCTGAGTCTCGCACGCGGTCTGGACTACTACACGGGCCTGATCTACGAAGCAGTCACCGCCGCCAGTGCCCCGCCGGGCTTTACGGGTGGTGACGCGCCGGTCATGCCCAAGAAAAGCAAGAAGGGCGACGAGGAGATCGACGAGAGCACGGTTGGTGTTGGCTCGATCGCCGCCGGCGGGCGCTATGACAACCTGGTCGGCATGTTTTCGGGATCCAAGCGACCTGACGCAGTGCCTTGCGTGGGCGTCTCGGTCGGTGTAGAGCGTGTGTTTAGCATCCTCATGCAGCGCATTAAAGATGCGCAGGCGCGGGGCGAGCGCACCGTGCGGCAAAAAGAAGTCGACGTGTATGTGATGAGCATGGGCGACGGTCTTttgctggagcgcatgcgcgtATCAAAAATGCTATGGGACGCCGGCATCAAGGCGGAATTCATGTACAAGAAGAAGCCCaagatgcaggcgcagttTGCCGTTGTGGACAAGGAGCAGGTGCCGTTTGCCGTgatgcttgcgccgggcgAATGGGCCGAGGGCAAAGTGCGTGTGAAGCTGCAACTCGGCAGGGCAGAGGAAAGCGACAAAGGCAAAGAGGTACCGCTCGCAGAGCTTTCTACCTATTTGCGGGAAAAAATTTCAACGCTTTAA